Proteins encoded together in one Gadus chalcogrammus isolate NIFS_2021 chromosome 18, NIFS_Gcha_1.0, whole genome shotgun sequence window:
- the mrpl38 gene encoding 39S ribosomal protein L38, mitochondrial — translation MALRMVCSSVLRAGTDLAGNNVRTFRNSARVCRWTPPLGPMPNDEVESENLESLEKYRSYTRYLKKAEEEKNTSVWWKTYRKHVEDRDPEHGAERVNIGLPRYRTSRIAEVRERRQIVKDNKKNIALEQATRLRTFKIPLDRVQEGWERSSGPFQIQRLADHYGVFRDLFPKAFFLPHVSLGISYSQENSHRVHYGNCLTPTDASLAPQVGFEAEEGSLWTLLLTCPDEHLLDNEAEYVHWLVGNIPGGQVQLGQELCGYLPPFPAKGTGFHRYVFVLFQQQGLVDFSEDARTSPCHSLTDRTFKTVDFYRKHQDSMTPAGLGFFQSQWDESVTNTFHNTLDMKEPVFEFVRPPVYHPAQVKFPHRQPLRYLDRYREGKEHTYGIY, via the exons ATGGCGCTGCGCATGGTGTGCTCCTCGGTGCTGCGAGCAGGGACGGACTTAGCAGGCAACAATGTCAGGACGTTTCGGAATTCAG CCCGTGTTTGTCGCTGGACCCCCCCGCTCGGTCCGATGCCCAATGACGAGGTCGAGAGTGAAAACCTGGAGTCTCTTGAGAAATACCGCAGCTACACGCGCTACTTGAAGAAAGCCGAGGAAGAAAAGAACACGTCCGTTTGGTGGAAAACCTACAGAAAACATGTCGAGGATCGggatcctgaacatg GGGCTGAGCGGGTGAACATCGGACTGCCACGCTATCGGACCTCCAGGATCGCAGAAGTGAGAGAGCGACGGCAGATCGTGAAGGACAACAAGAAGAACATCGCGCTGGAGCAGGCCACCCGTCTGCGCACCT TCAAGATCCCCTTGGACCGCGTGCAGGAGGGCTGGGAGAGGAGCTCGGGCCCGTTTCAGATCCAGCGGCTGGCGGACCACTACGGCGTCTTCAGAGACCTCTTCCCCAAGGCCTTCTTCCTGCCTCACGTCTCCCTGGGCATCAGCTATAGCCAGGAGAACAGCCACAGAGTGCATTATGGGAACTGCCTCACACCGACTGAC GCCTCGCTGGCTCCTCAGGTCGGCTTCGAGGCGGAGGAGGGCTCCCTGTGGACGCTGCTGCTTACCTGCCCAG ATGAGCATCTCCTTGACAACGAGGCAGAATACGTACACTGGCTCGT GGGTAACATCCCGGGGGGCCAGGTGCAGTTGGGGCAGGAGCTCTGTGGTTACCTGCCCCCCTTCCCCGCCAAGGGCACGGGCTTCCACCGCTACGTCTTCGTCCTCTTCCAGCAGCAGGGCCTCGTGGACTTCAGCGAGGACGCCAGGACCTCTCCGTG CCACTCTCTAACCGATCGCACCTTCAAGACGGTGGACTTCTACAGGAAGCACCAGGACTCCATGACCCCAGCCGGTCTGGGCTTCTTCCAGAGCCAGTGGGACGAGTCGGTCACCAACACCTTCCACAACACGCTTG ACATGAAGGAGCCGGTGTTTGAGTTTGTGCGGCCCCCCGTGTACCACCCGGCGCAGGTCAAGTTCCCCCACAGGCAGCCGCTCCGCTACCTGGACCGCTACCGTGAGGGCAAGGAGCACACCTACGGCATCTACTGA
- the LOC130371115 gene encoding NADPH:adrenodoxin oxidoreductase, mitochondrial-like — MVPPRTSSLSWPWFPARPLDATLEGRRASTTWGSTHTPRSLLQWLAEDWPHRGHCHHHKQQLRQSTQRRGGRHLTSGCLDVTSAKPGSTGIPLLDKRGVKPVSFSDWEKINQEERRRGAAQGKPREKLLDVEETART; from the exons Atg gttccCCCCAGGACAAGCTCCCTGTCCTGGCCGTGGTTCCCAGCCCGGCCGCTCGATGCCACCCTGGAGGGAAGGAGGGCCTCAAC CACCTGGgggagcacacacacccccaggtCTTTATTGCAGTGGCTGGCTGAAGACTGGCCCCATCGGGGTCATTGCCATCACCATAAACAACAGCTTCGACAGAGCACACAGCGTCGTGGAGGACGTCACCTCACCTCTGGCTGCCTGGACGTGACCTCTGCCAAGCCTGGATCCACGGGGATCCCCCTGCTGGACAAGAGAG GCGTGAAGCCGGTGTCCTTCTCGGACTGGGAGAAGAtcaaccaggaggagaggaggaggggcgcgGCCCAGGGGAAACCCCGGGAGAAGCTTCTGGACGTAGAGGAGACCGCCCGGACCTGA